One Stegostoma tigrinum isolate sSteTig4 chromosome 22, sSteTig4.hap1, whole genome shotgun sequence DNA segment encodes these proteins:
- the LOC125463555 gene encoding serine/arginine-rich splicing factor 2-like — protein sequence MSYGRMPPDIEGMTSLKVDNLTYRTSPETLKRVFEKYGKVGDVYIPRDRFTRESRGFAFVRFHDKRDAEDAIDAMDGAMLDGRELRVQMARYGRPAESHRRGGSSRRYGGAYGRRSRSPRRRRRSRTRSRSRTRSRSRYSRSRSRTYSRSRSRSKSRSVERSRSKSKSKSKSRSRSVSRSRSGSQMSRGSKSKSRSKTPIYSRSPQKDGIGSP from the exons CCCCGATATCGAAGGGATGACTTCGCTGAAGGTGGACAACCTAACTTACCGCACGTCGCCCGAGACGCTGAAGCGCGTGTTCGAGAAGTACGGCAAAGTGGGCGACGTTTATATCCCCCGAGACCGCTTCACCCGGGAGAGCCGCGGCTTCGCCTTCGTCCGCTTTCACGACAAGAGGGACGCCGAGGATGCCATCGACGCCATGGACGGCGCGATGCTGGATGGCCGGGAACTGAGGGTGCAAATGGCGCGCTATGGCCGCCCGGCCGAGTCACACCGCCGAGGAGGCTCGTCCCGACGTTACGGTGGCGCCTACGGCAGGAGAAGCCGCAG TCCGAGAAGACGACGTCGGTCCCGTACAAGGTCCAGAAGTCGAACTAGGTCAAGATCCCGCTACAGCAGGTCCAGGTCTCGCACCTATTCTCGATCCAGATCTCGTTCAAAATCGAGGTCTGTTGAAAGATCAAGATCGAAGTCAAAATCTAAATCAAAGTCAAGGTCTCGGTCTGTATCAAGATCTAGGAGTGGATCGCAAATGTCTCGAGGATCCAAGTCAAAATCCCGGTCGAAAACCCCCATATATTCAAGATCTCCACAGAAAGATGGAATTGGATCACCATAA